A window of Lysobacter sp. TY2-98 genomic DNA:
GACGGGCTCGAGGCCGAGCGCGAGCAGGGCATCACCATCGACGTCGCCTACCGCTTCTTCAGCACGGCGACACGCAAGTTCATCGTCGCCGACTGCCCGGGCCATGAGCAGTACACGCGCAACATGGCGACGGGCGCATCGACGGCGGATGCCGCGGTCGTCCTCGTCGACGCACGCAAAGGCCTGTTGACCCAGACGCGTCGCCACAGCTACATCTGCTCGCTGCTCGGCATCCGCCACGTGCTGCTGGCGGTGAACAAGATGGACCTCGTCGGCTACGACCGGGCGACGTTCGACGCGATCGATTCCGAATACCGCGAATTGGCGACATCGCTCGGTATCGAGAACGTTACCGCCGTGCCGTTGTCGGCGCTGGAAGGTGACAACCTGATCGCGCGGTCGCAGAACACGCCGTGGTATCGCGGCGCGACGCTGCTGGAATTCCTCGAAACCGTGCCGGTCGACGCGCCAGCCAGCGATCTCGGCTTCCGCCTGCCGGTGCAGTGGGTCAATCGCCCCAACCAGGATTTCCGCGGTTTCGCGGGTACCGTGGCGGCGGGAGCGATCCGCCCCGGTGACGAGATCGTGGCGCTGCCGTCGGGCCGTCGCTCGAAGGTCGCGCGCCTCGTCACCGCCGACGGCGATCTCGACGTCGCCACGCGCGGCCAGGCGATCACGCTCACGCTCGCCGACGAGCTCGACGTCAGCCGCGGCGACGTGATCGCGGATGCGCACGATCCCGCCGAAGTCAGCGACCAGTTCGCCGCCCATGTGCTGTGGCTCGATGCGCAGCCGCTGCTGCCGGGTCGTCCCTACTGGCTGAAGATCGGCGCCCGCGAGGTCGGCGCCAGCGTTACCGAGATCAAGCACAAGATCGACGTGAATACGCAGGACGCGCTGGCCGCCAAGCATCTCGAGATGAACGAGGTGGGCTACTGCAACCTCTACCTCGACACGCCGGTGCCCTTCGAGGCGTATCGCGACAGCCGCGAGCTCGGCGCGTTCATCCTGATCGACCGTCAGACGAACGCGACGGTCGCCGCCGGCACGATCGACTTCGCCTTGCGCCGCGCCGCGAATATCCACTGGCAGCACGTCGACATCGACAAGCAGGCGAGGGCGCGGCTCAAGGGCCAGACGCCGCGCTGCGTGTGGTTCACGGGCCTGTCGGGTTCGGGCAAGTCGACGATCGCGAACCTGGTCGAGAAGCGGCTCGCCGCGATGGGCCTGCACACCTACATCCTCGACGGCGACAACGTGCGCCACGGCCTCAACAAGGATCTGGGCTTCACCGCGGAAGACCGCGTCGAGAACATCCGTCGCGTCGCCGAGGTCGCGAAGCTGATGACCGACGCCGGCCTCATCGTGCTGGTCAGTTTCATTTCGCCGTTCCGCTCCGAGCGTCGCCTCGCACGCGAGCTGTTCGACGACGGCGAATTCCTCGAGGT
This region includes:
- the cysN gene encoding sulfate adenylyltransferase subunit CysN produces the protein MTRLDDATATVAAYLADHESRGLLRFITCGSVDDGKSTLIGRLLHDTRGLFEDQLSALEKDSRRHGTQGERIDYALLLDGLEAEREQGITIDVAYRFFSTATRKFIVADCPGHEQYTRNMATGASTADAAVVLVDARKGLLTQTRRHSYICSLLGIRHVLLAVNKMDLVGYDRATFDAIDSEYRELATSLGIENVTAVPLSALEGDNLIARSQNTPWYRGATLLEFLETVPVDAPASDLGFRLPVQWVNRPNQDFRGFAGTVAAGAIRPGDEIVALPSGRRSKVARLVTADGDLDVATRGQAITLTLADELDVSRGDVIADAHDPAEVSDQFAAHVLWLDAQPLLPGRPYWLKIGAREVGASVTEIKHKIDVNTQDALAAKHLEMNEVGYCNLYLDTPVPFEAYRDSRELGAFILIDRQTNATVAAGTIDFALRRAANIHWQHVDIDKQARARLKGQTPRCVWFTGLSGSGKSTIANLVEKRLAAMGLHTYILDGDNVRHGLNKDLGFTAEDRVENIRRVAEVAKLMTDAGLIVLVSFISPFRSERRLARELFDDGEFLEVFVDTPLDVAESRDVKGLYAKARAGKIPNFTGIDSPYEVPENAELVLDTVGESAETLAARVVDALLR